A stretch of the Streptomyces ortus genome encodes the following:
- a CDS encoding DUF1707 SHOCT-like domain-containing protein, with amino-acid sequence MSEEISPTGKPSGPGSPPDLRASHADRDRVVDVLRIAAGDGLLTADELDERLEVALSARTLGELATLTTDLPPTVATAGGAGVEAKAKDMVRIEQAFSGAIQRVGAWVVPRRLELAVTFSEVTLDFTEAVITHDTLRIDVAMTGKTLTLVTRPGIVVDMDALQLVHSKVKYRQAPALSDTPVVLRVELVGQKAHGRVVVRPVRRTFVQWLLRRPASRPTGA; translated from the coding sequence ATGTCGGAAGAGATCTCGCCCACCGGGAAGCCCTCCGGCCCCGGTTCGCCACCCGACCTGCGCGCCTCCCACGCGGACCGGGACCGGGTGGTGGACGTGCTGCGTATTGCGGCGGGGGACGGCCTGCTGACCGCGGACGAGCTGGACGAACGCCTCGAAGTCGCCCTGTCCGCGCGGACGCTGGGCGAACTGGCCACGCTCACCACCGACCTGCCGCCCACGGTGGCCACGGCCGGCGGCGCCGGGGTCGAGGCCAAGGCCAAGGACATGGTCCGGATCGAACAGGCCTTCAGCGGCGCGATCCAGCGCGTGGGCGCCTGGGTGGTGCCCCGGAGGCTGGAACTCGCGGTCACCTTCAGCGAGGTGACACTCGACTTCACCGAAGCGGTGATCACGCACGACACCCTGCGGATCGACGTGGCCATGACGGGAAAGACCCTGACGCTCGTCACCAGGCCGGGCATCGTGGTCGACATGGACGCGCTGCAACTGGTCCACAGCAAGGTCAAGTACCGTCAGGCGCCCGCGCTTTCCGACACACCGGTCGTGCTGCGCGTGGAACTGGTCGGGCAGAAGGCCCACGGCCGCGTGGTGGTGCGCCCCGTCCGGCGGACGTTCGTCCAGTGGCTGCTGCGCAGGCCCGCGTCCCGTCCCACGGGCGCCTGA
- a CDS encoding CASTOR/POLLUX-related putative ion channel yields MERQRPTSLRDRARYRFDTTLARSTGMLVSWLVLSCLAVVVPVSALVVWTDPGSPRSLSGRLSEVWRTSAETLRLGAPTGAPVRMALSVLLGVVALLCVSTLVGVITTGLGERLAELRRGRSMVLEQEHAVVLGWSDQVFTVVGELAAARAGARCVIAVLADRDVAEMQEALTASLGRGSAVRLVCRSGSLTTVDTLALVTPRAASSVLVLPSEAPDADSEVVRVLLALRAVLGDEAGPPVVAAVRDRRQLPAARLAAGGRGTIVETDATTARLLVQSARRTGVGEVLRDLLDFSGAEFHLVEVPRFVRQGPAGARFGELLLCFERAVVVGLLSPDGQPRLSPAPDTVVGPGDRLIVIAHDAVREAPADFGAYVDRTSFAAPRPDPVGPVRVLLLGWNRRAPLLVEALRDSVAAGSVLDVVVDETPAAPVQEQACSPGDSARLTVSCRRGELLHPESLPDLDLFGYDTVIVLGADAVDGPGHPDDGVLVTLLILRELELRAGRILPVVAELGDHRNRALAPLGPASDVVIRGELTSLLMAQIAHNPGLAAVFGELFAAHGASVHLRPAHHYTPTGCEASFATVVAAARERSECAVGYRRIDPEAGAGHGHELRLGPAKTERRVWNARDEVVVVANESARPDRPHGALDAVPGMRHDRGDDIAPSGGSPGRRPSHDGPEQDRTRREKGADG; encoded by the coding sequence GTGGAGCGGCAACGGCCGACCTCTTTACGGGACCGGGCACGCTACCGGTTCGACACCACGCTGGCCCGCAGCACGGGGATGCTGGTGAGCTGGCTGGTGCTGTCCTGTCTGGCGGTGGTGGTGCCCGTCAGCGCGCTGGTGGTGTGGACCGATCCGGGCTCGCCGCGGTCGCTGTCGGGCCGCCTGTCGGAGGTGTGGCGGACCAGCGCGGAGACGCTGCGGCTCGGCGCGCCGACCGGTGCGCCGGTGCGGATGGCGCTGTCGGTGCTGCTGGGGGTCGTCGCGCTGCTGTGCGTGTCGACTCTGGTGGGCGTGATCACCACCGGATTGGGTGAACGGCTGGCCGAGTTGCGGCGGGGCCGCTCGATGGTGCTTGAGCAGGAGCACGCGGTTGTCCTGGGCTGGTCGGACCAGGTGTTCACGGTGGTGGGTGAACTGGCCGCGGCCCGGGCCGGCGCCCGGTGTGTGATCGCCGTTCTGGCCGACCGGGACGTCGCCGAGATGCAGGAGGCACTCACCGCGTCCCTGGGGCGCGGCTCCGCTGTCCGGCTGGTCTGCCGGAGCGGTTCGCTGACCACGGTCGACACCCTGGCCCTTGTCACTCCGCGGGCCGCCAGTTCCGTGCTGGTTCTGCCCTCGGAGGCTCCGGACGCGGACAGTGAAGTCGTACGCGTGCTGCTGGCCCTGCGGGCGGTGCTCGGTGACGAGGCCGGTCCGCCCGTCGTCGCGGCCGTGCGCGACCGCCGTCAGCTGCCCGCCGCCCGGCTCGCGGCGGGTGGCCGCGGCACGATCGTGGAGACGGACGCGACGACGGCGAGGCTGCTGGTGCAGTCGGCGCGGCGCACCGGGGTGGGCGAGGTGCTGCGTGACCTCCTCGATTTCTCCGGCGCGGAATTCCATCTCGTGGAGGTGCCCCGGTTCGTCCGGCAGGGGCCCGCGGGCGCTCGCTTCGGAGAGCTGCTGCTGTGCTTCGAACGGGCTGTGGTGGTGGGGCTGTTGAGTCCGGACGGGCAGCCGCGGCTCAGCCCAGCTCCGGACACCGTCGTCGGCCCGGGAGACCGGCTCATCGTGATCGCGCACGACGCCGTCCGGGAGGCGCCGGCCGACTTCGGCGCGTACGTGGACCGGACCTCGTTCGCGGCGCCGCGGCCGGATCCCGTCGGGCCGGTGCGGGTGCTGCTGCTCGGCTGGAACCGCCGCGCGCCCCTGCTGGTGGAGGCACTGCGCGACAGCGTCGCTGCGGGGTCCGTACTGGATGTCGTCGTCGACGAGACACCGGCGGCCCCCGTCCAGGAGCAGGCTTGTTCGCCGGGGGACTCGGCACGGCTGACCGTCTCGTGCCGGAGGGGCGAACTGCTGCACCCGGAGAGCCTGCCGGACCTGGATCTCTTCGGATACGACACGGTGATCGTGCTCGGGGCGGACGCCGTGGACGGGCCGGGGCATCCCGACGACGGAGTTCTGGTCACTCTGCTGATACTGCGGGAGCTGGAGCTTCGCGCGGGCCGGATCCTGCCGGTGGTCGCGGAGCTCGGCGACCACCGCAACCGAGCCCTCGCGCCGCTGGGCCCGGCATCCGATGTCGTCATCCGGGGTGAACTGACCAGCCTGCTGATGGCTCAGATCGCGCACAACCCGGGGCTGGCCGCCGTGTTCGGGGAACTGTTCGCGGCCCACGGCGCCTCGGTCCATCTGCGTCCGGCCCATCACTACACGCCGACCGGGTGCGAGGCGTCGTTCGCGACCGTCGTAGCGGCTGCCCGGGAGCGGAGCGAATGTGCCGTCGGCTACCGCCGTATCGACCCGGAGGCGGGCGCCGGTCACGGTCATGAACTGCGGCTCGGTCCGGCCAAGACCGAACGACGCGTGTGGAACGCGCGGGACGAGGTGGTCGTCGTGGCGAACGAGTCCGCCCGGCCCGACCGGCCGCACGGCGCCCTGGACGCGGTACCCGGTATGCGCCACGACCGGGGGGACGACATCGCGCCGTCGGGCGGATCACCGGGACGGCGGCCGTCGCACGACGGCCCGGAGCAGGACCGGACGCGAAGAGAGAAGGGCGCGGACGGGTGA
- a CDS encoding response regulator transcription factor: MVHLLIVEDDPTIRTPLLRALRERGHAVAAAHTAMGGLQTALDERPDLVVLDLGLPDLDGIELLRMLRAVSPVPVIIATARDDEAEIVRGLDAGADDYVVKPFTAAQLEARIRAVLRRGTNSREPAAATVVGELRIDPGTREASLAGAVLDLTPREFDLLHHLASRAGQVVTKRELLTEVWRVPYGSADKTVDVHLSWLRRKLGESAQEPRYLHTVRGVGVRLSAPADRA, from the coding sequence GTGGTTCACCTCCTGATAGTCGAAGACGACCCGACGATACGGACGCCGCTGCTCCGCGCCCTGCGCGAGCGCGGTCACGCCGTCGCCGCCGCGCACACCGCGATGGGCGGGCTGCAGACCGCGCTGGACGAGCGCCCCGATCTCGTGGTCCTCGACCTCGGCCTGCCCGATCTCGACGGCATCGAACTGCTGCGCATGCTGCGGGCGGTCAGTCCCGTCCCGGTGATCATCGCGACGGCGCGGGACGACGAGGCGGAGATCGTCCGGGGGCTCGACGCCGGCGCCGACGACTATGTGGTGAAGCCGTTCACCGCCGCCCAACTGGAGGCACGGATCAGGGCGGTGCTGCGGCGCGGCACCAACTCCCGGGAACCCGCCGCCGCCACCGTCGTCGGTGAACTGCGCATCGATCCGGGCACCCGCGAGGCGAGCCTGGCCGGCGCCGTACTCGACCTCACGCCCCGCGAGTTCGACCTGCTCCACCATCTCGCCAGCCGGGCGGGCCAGGTCGTCACCAAGCGGGAACTGCTCACCGAGGTGTGGCGGGTGCCGTACGGAAGCGCCGACAAGACCGTGGACGTCCACCTGTCCTGGCTGCGCCGCAAACTCGGCGAGAGCGCGCAGGAACCCCGCTATCTGCACACCGTACGAGGTGTCGGTGTCAGACTGAGCGCGCCCGCGGACCGTGCGTGA
- a CDS encoding PepSY domain-containing protein, whose translation MKRASLVLLTSGALVAAITGTALAGGSDDTSRARSTSSASATATTTEEATEEATEEATAPSGPSSDAPTSSASSTSSTSSASPWQSHSPSGVPTTAPTTTAPAGSSVGSRRAGEIALSHVGGGTLTEIEAETEHGRAVWSVKILRNGSRYEVHVDRSSGEITRSRTKSDDDHGDAGKHGGAEDDGRHGSHHD comes from the coding sequence ATGAAGCGCGCATCACTCGTCCTGCTCACCTCGGGAGCACTCGTCGCCGCGATCACCGGCACCGCGCTGGCGGGCGGCAGCGACGACACGTCACGCGCCCGCAGCACGTCGTCGGCCTCGGCAACGGCCACCACCACGGAAGAGGCCACAGAAGAGGCCACGGAAGAAGCCACGGCTCCGTCCGGACCGTCCTCCGACGCGCCGACCTCGTCGGCCTCGTCGACCTCGTCGACCTCGTCGGCCTCACCGTGGCAGTCGCACTCGCCCTCCGGGGTGCCCACGACGGCTCCGACCACCACCGCTCCCGCGGGCTCGTCGGTGGGCAGCCGACGCGCCGGGGAGATCGCGCTCTCCCACGTGGGCGGCGGAACCCTCACCGAGATCGAGGCCGAGACGGAACACGGCCGCGCGGTGTGGAGCGTGAAGATCCTCAGGAACGGCAGCCGGTACGAGGTGCACGTCGACCGGAGCAGCGGCGAGATCACGCGGTCCCGCACCAAGTCCGACGACGACCACGGTGACGCCGGCAAGCACGGTGGTGCCGAGGACGACGGCCGCCACGGCAGCCACCACGACTGA
- a CDS encoding sensor histidine kinase, whose translation MRRRLTLLVAATMCLALLAFVVPLALLLRTVAQDRATVAASADAQSLVSLVGTADPETLRGSVEHVAAGARGPLTVFLADGSVLGTPAARTSAVRLASLAGVSRTVERADGREIVVAVLGRPDGTAVIRAFVPAAELTRGVTQAWLVLAGLGVALLLLGLLVADRLSRALVSPISELSAVSHRLARADLSARARPDGPPELREVASALNHLADRIQELLREEREQVADLSHRLRAPLTSLRLEAESLTGTDAVRIAARVDAMERAVTGLISQARHRPEADAHARCDAAPELRERVAFWTVLAEDTGRAVTLDVTAEGPLPVGVPADELAAAVDALLGNVFAHTPDGTAFRVTLSPRAGGGAVLTVADDGPGLSADLARRGASLGGSTGLGLDIARRAARSSGGRMVLATGPSGGARVTLELGPPTPRTPPAASPPLSG comes from the coding sequence GTGAGACGCCGTCTGACCCTGCTCGTCGCGGCGACCATGTGCCTGGCGCTCCTCGCGTTCGTCGTGCCCCTGGCGCTGCTGCTGCGTACGGTCGCGCAGGACCGTGCCACCGTCGCCGCCAGCGCGGACGCGCAGAGCCTGGTCTCGCTGGTGGGGACCGCCGACCCGGAGACCCTGCGCGGCAGCGTCGAGCACGTGGCCGCCGGGGCCCGGGGCCCACTCACCGTGTTCCTCGCCGACGGGTCGGTCCTGGGCACCCCGGCAGCGCGGACCAGTGCCGTGCGGCTCGCGAGCCTGGCCGGGGTCAGCCGGACCGTGGAGCGGGCCGACGGACGCGAGATCGTCGTGGCCGTACTCGGCCGCCCGGACGGCACGGCGGTCATCCGCGCCTTCGTGCCCGCCGCCGAACTGACCCGCGGGGTCACGCAGGCCTGGCTGGTACTCGCCGGTCTGGGCGTCGCGCTCCTGCTGCTGGGCCTGCTCGTGGCGGACCGCCTCAGCCGCGCCCTGGTGAGCCCCATCTCGGAGCTGTCCGCCGTGTCCCACCGGCTCGCACGGGCCGACCTCTCGGCCCGTGCCCGCCCCGACGGGCCGCCCGAACTGCGCGAGGTCGCCAGCGCCCTCAACCATCTGGCCGACCGGATCCAGGAGTTGCTGCGCGAGGAACGCGAACAGGTCGCGGACCTCTCCCACCGGCTGCGCGCCCCTCTCACCTCCCTGCGGCTGGAGGCGGAATCGCTGACCGGTACCGACGCCGTCCGCATCGCGGCCCGCGTGGACGCCATGGAACGGGCGGTCACCGGCCTGATCAGCCAGGCCAGGCACCGCCCGGAGGCGGACGCGCACGCGCGGTGCGACGCGGCTCCGGAGCTCCGTGAACGGGTGGCGTTCTGGACCGTGCTGGCCGAGGACACCGGACGGGCCGTCACCCTGGACGTCACGGCGGAGGGCCCCCTGCCGGTCGGGGTCCCCGCGGACGAACTCGCCGCCGCCGTGGACGCGTTGCTGGGGAACGTGTTCGCCCACACTCCCGACGGGACCGCCTTCCGCGTCACGCTGTCACCCCGCGCCGGCGGCGGAGCCGTGCTCACCGTGGCCGACGACGGTCCCGGCCTGTCGGCGGACCTGGCCCGACGGGGCGCGAGCCTCGGCGGGTCCACCGGCCTGGGCCTGGACATCGCCCGCCGGGCCGCCCGGTCCAGCGGTGGTCGCATGGTCCTGGCGACCGGCCCGTCGGGCGGGGCCCGGGTGACCCTGGAACTGGGACCCCCCACACCCCGCACACCCCCGGCCGCCTCCCCTCCCCTCTCTGGATGA
- a CDS encoding antibiotic biosynthesis monooxygenase family protein — translation MSVVKINVLTVPAEQRELLEKRFASRAGAVENSDGFEWFELLRPTEGTDSYLVYTRWRDEESFTAWMEGNMKSAHQGGGAEGGERPKPAASGSTLWSFEVVQQTAPSGA, via the coding sequence ATGAGCGTAGTCAAGATCAATGTCCTGACCGTCCCGGCCGAGCAGCGGGAACTTCTGGAGAAGCGGTTCGCGTCCCGCGCGGGCGCCGTCGAGAACTCCGACGGCTTCGAGTGGTTCGAACTCCTCCGCCCGACCGAGGGCACCGACAGCTACCTCGTCTACACGCGGTGGCGTGACGAGGAGTCCTTCACCGCGTGGATGGAGGGGAACATGAAGTCGGCCCACCAGGGCGGCGGCGCCGAGGGCGGTGAGCGGCCCAAGCCGGCGGCGAGCGGTTCCACGCTGTGGTCCTTCGAGGTGGTGCAGCAGACCGCACCGTCCGGCGCGTAG
- a CDS encoding sensor histidine kinase produces MGYGRGVSASASAPHPGPAPDGEPGPRVVPRQDPRLQWAISLAVVVAAIVTVRPLATSGRGLLVAALLVVSSAALMARHLPEARFPPRVALVWLTTGVVASAALIGVGRTGSTYLFAYFLVGHIGYRLPLKQALPLAVLTSLLCGGVLYFRLGPGHEALHWTLGLTVGAPVVAGILSRSRQRAMEAVLSSAASAERAARAEARTAVLTERGRIARDVHDVLAHSLAGINMQLELVDALIDTGDLEKVREANGKAHSLVKESLKQAQWTVHALREDALPLLGSLSAMVESSGHRDGLTVTGTVREPPVQVTQHLLRVAQEALTNAARHAPGGDAGVELTFDAASTTLRIRNGPATRAVTAGAGSGMGLIGMRERVALLGGTMTAGPVTEGPDQGGWQVEAVIPG; encoded by the coding sequence GTGGGTTATGGTCGCGGCGTGTCCGCATCGGCGAGTGCCCCGCACCCCGGGCCGGCTCCCGACGGGGAGCCCGGCCCCCGGGTCGTGCCCCGCCAGGACCCGCGGCTGCAGTGGGCCATCAGCCTGGCGGTCGTGGTCGCCGCGATCGTGACCGTCCGGCCGCTGGCCACCAGCGGCCGTGGTCTGCTGGTGGCCGCCCTGCTCGTGGTCAGCTCCGCGGCCCTGATGGCGCGGCACCTTCCCGAGGCCAGGTTTCCGCCGCGCGTCGCGCTCGTCTGGCTGACCACGGGGGTCGTCGCGTCCGCGGCCCTGATCGGGGTCGGCCGCACCGGCTCCACGTATCTGTTCGCGTACTTCCTCGTCGGCCACATCGGCTACCGACTTCCGCTGAAGCAGGCCCTCCCGCTCGCCGTCCTGACCAGCCTTCTCTGCGGCGGTGTCCTGTACTTCCGCCTCGGCCCCGGCCACGAGGCGCTGCACTGGACCCTCGGCCTCACCGTCGGCGCTCCGGTGGTGGCGGGGATCCTGAGCCGCAGCAGGCAGCGCGCCATGGAGGCGGTGCTCTCGTCCGCCGCGTCCGCCGAGCGGGCCGCCCGCGCCGAGGCCCGTACCGCCGTACTCACCGAACGCGGTCGCATCGCCCGGGACGTCCACGACGTACTGGCGCACTCGTTGGCCGGGATCAACATGCAGTTGGAGCTGGTGGACGCCCTGATCGACACCGGCGACCTGGAAAAGGTCCGCGAGGCGAACGGCAAGGCGCACAGCTTGGTCAAGGAGAGCCTGAAGCAGGCCCAGTGGACCGTGCACGCGCTGCGGGAGGACGCGCTTCCGCTGCTCGGCAGCCTGAGCGCGATGGTCGAGTCCTCCGGCCACCGCGACGGCCTCACCGTCACCGGAACCGTCCGCGAACCGCCCGTCCAGGTCACCCAGCACCTGCTGCGCGTCGCCCAGGAGGCGCTGACCAACGCCGCCCGGCACGCTCCGGGCGGCGACGCGGGGGTGGAGCTGACGTTCGACGCCGCGTCGACGACACTGCGCATCCGCAACGGGCCCGCGACCCGCGCGGTGACCGCGGGCGCCGGCAGCGGAATGGGGCTGATCGGGATGCGGGAGCGCGTCGCCCTGCTGGGTGGCACCATGACGGCGGGCCCGGTGACGGAGGGCCCCGACCAAGGCGGCTGGCAGGTGGAGGCAGTGATCCCGGGATGA
- a CDS encoding STAS domain-containing protein, whose translation MPLPISCPLPGTDPPSAHARCFPHGDVTVVELHGEIDVFTVDRIAVDLDAVTGQPVPHVIVDLRPVSFMDSSGLHLLNRAHQRARARSGHIELISDQPRIRLLLRLTALDHIPLSATLDGPRGERAHVAAAPIRVPAE comes from the coding sequence ATGCCGCTGCCCATCTCCTGCCCTCTGCCCGGTACGGATCCGCCGAGCGCCCATGCTCGCTGCTTTCCGCACGGCGACGTCACGGTGGTCGAACTCCACGGAGAGATCGACGTCTTCACCGTCGACAGGATCGCCGTCGACCTCGACGCCGTGACCGGGCAGCCCGTCCCGCACGTGATCGTCGATCTGCGGCCGGTGTCCTTCATGGACTCCAGCGGGCTGCACCTGCTGAACCGCGCCCACCAACGCGCCCGCGCCCGCAGCGGCCACATCGAGTTGATCAGCGACCAGCCGCGCATCCGGCTCCTGCTGCGGCTCACCGCGCTGGACCACATCCCGCTGTCGGCCACCCTCGACGGCCCGCGGGGCGAACGCGCACACGTCGCTGCCGCACCGATACGAGTCCCGGCCGAGTAG
- a CDS encoding response regulator — translation MSEPTDEPQQLKVIVADDQAAVREPLAAVLGMSEDIDVVAAAADGTEVLAAVAAAPVDVVLMDLRMPVLDGIETTRRLSEEHPEVAVVVLTTFADDDSILAALGAGARGYLTKNAGRQDIVRAIRAAAAGQSVLDREVQDRLLATARARPSATDRALPPDLTPREREVLTLIGRGLPNRAIAEKLFISEATVKTHINNLFAKAAIRDRPDAVRRAIAAGLA, via the coding sequence ATGAGCGAACCGACCGATGAGCCGCAGCAGTTGAAGGTGATCGTCGCCGACGATCAGGCGGCCGTCCGTGAACCCCTTGCCGCGGTGCTCGGCATGTCCGAGGACATCGACGTCGTCGCCGCCGCGGCGGACGGCACCGAAGTGCTCGCCGCCGTGGCCGCCGCACCGGTGGACGTCGTCCTGATGGACCTGCGCATGCCCGTGCTGGACGGCATCGAGACGACCCGCCGGCTGAGCGAGGAACACCCCGAGGTCGCCGTGGTGGTGCTCACCACCTTCGCCGACGACGACTCGATCCTGGCGGCGCTGGGCGCCGGCGCGCGCGGCTACCTGACGAAGAACGCGGGGCGCCAGGACATCGTGCGGGCGATCCGCGCCGCCGCCGCGGGCCAGTCCGTACTCGACCGCGAGGTCCAGGACCGGCTCCTCGCCACCGCCCGAGCCCGCCCGTCCGCCACGGACCGGGCGCTTCCGCCGGACCTGACCCCGCGCGAGCGCGAGGTGCTCACCCTCATCGGCCGGGGCCTGCCGAACCGGGCCATCGCCGAGAAGCTCTTCATCAGCGAGGCCACGGTCAAGACCCACATCAACAACCTGTTCGCCAAGGCCGCCATCCGGGACCGCCCCGACGCCGTCCGCCGGGCCATCGCGGCGGGCCTGGCCTGA
- a CDS encoding cold-shock protein, producing MAKGTVKWFNAEKGFGFIEQEGGGPDVFAHYSNINASGFRELQEGQVVNFDVTQGQKGPQAENITPA from the coding sequence ATGGCCAAGGGAACTGTGAAGTGGTTCAACGCCGAGAAGGGTTTCGGCTTCATCGAGCAGGAGGGCGGCGGTCCTGACGTCTTCGCCCACTACTCGAACATCAACGCCTCCGGCTTCCGTGAGCTGCAGGAGGGCCAGGTCGTGAACTTCGACGTCACGCAGGGCCAGAAGGGCCCGCAGGCGGAGAACATCACCCCCGCCTGA
- a CDS encoding WGR domain-containing protein, whose amino-acid sequence MAGGSASTTYLELSQEDGAAHKFYEVAVDGLVVTVRYGRIGAAGQTQTTTFPTVDKARAAAAKKVGEKVRKGYAPAIAGQRAPRAVTRRQVASAPSTARAVAPVLWRFRTGSSAFGIHVDDDRCWVGNQAGDVYTLDHDGGVLARFSLPDGVKCLVADDFWIYAGCDDGRVYDLSSKLPFAAYDVAADVDIFWLDIHEGVLNVSDREGRLTVIDHEDEHQWSRRSSGEHAWMVRADDRAVYHGHQSGVSAYAPDGSGELWHTPTRGGVLFGWQEQDAVFAGTAHRVVQRLSKATGTVEATYACDSAVYSCATSPGGRFVFAGDASSSVYCFDRDGTRLWKLGTGGGSALSMQYREERLYLVTTDGSLVCVDASEAAITAAQQGTVPVARDVKLAAALPTYAPATAATSLASVSQAPAGAIVVECVQTTGRLRVHVVSEGYDHSWNVQFPRTIREPGARYVVDALHPAAGGFYRVRGDIRRLL is encoded by the coding sequence ATGGCTGGTGGGTCCGCGTCGACGACGTATCTGGAGCTGTCGCAGGAGGACGGCGCCGCGCACAAGTTCTACGAGGTGGCCGTGGACGGCCTGGTGGTGACGGTGCGGTACGGACGCATCGGCGCCGCCGGACAGACACAGACGACGACGTTCCCCACGGTGGACAAGGCGCGCGCCGCCGCCGCGAAGAAGGTGGGGGAGAAGGTCCGCAAGGGATATGCCCCCGCGATCGCCGGACAGCGTGCGCCCCGTGCGGTGACGCGGCGTCAGGTGGCGTCGGCCCCCTCCACCGCGCGGGCCGTGGCTCCGGTGCTGTGGCGTTTTCGTACCGGCTCGTCGGCGTTCGGCATCCACGTCGACGACGACCGCTGCTGGGTCGGCAACCAGGCGGGCGATGTCTACACCCTGGACCACGACGGCGGTGTCCTGGCCCGCTTCAGCCTGCCGGACGGGGTGAAGTGCCTGGTCGCCGACGACTTCTGGATCTACGCGGGCTGCGACGACGGCCGGGTCTACGACCTGTCCTCGAAGCTGCCGTTCGCGGCGTACGACGTGGCGGCGGACGTCGACATCTTCTGGCTGGACATCCACGAGGGCGTCCTGAACGTGTCGGACCGCGAGGGCCGGCTGACCGTCATCGACCACGAGGACGAGCACCAGTGGTCCCGGCGCAGTTCCGGCGAGCACGCCTGGATGGTCCGCGCCGACGACCGTGCCGTCTACCACGGCCACCAGAGCGGGGTGAGCGCCTACGCGCCGGACGGCAGCGGCGAGTTGTGGCACACGCCGACCCGCGGCGGGGTCCTGTTCGGCTGGCAGGAGCAGGACGCCGTGTTCGCGGGAACCGCGCACCGCGTGGTCCAGCGGCTGTCGAAGGCGACGGGTACGGTCGAGGCCACCTATGCCTGTGACAGCGCCGTCTACTCATGCGCCACCTCGCCCGGCGGACGCTTCGTCTTCGCCGGGGACGCCTCCTCGTCGGTGTACTGCTTCGACCGGGACGGCACGCGCCTGTGGAAGCTCGGCACCGGCGGCGGCTCGGCGCTGTCGATGCAGTACCGCGAGGAGCGGCTGTACCTGGTGACCACGGACGGCTCGCTGGTCTGCGTGGACGCGAGCGAGGCGGCCATCACGGCGGCCCAGCAGGGTACGGTGCCGGTCGCCCGGGACGTCAAGCTCGCCGCGGCACTGCCGACCTACGCACCGGCCACCGCCGCCACCTCGCTGGCCAGCGTCTCCCAGGCTCCCGCCGGAGCGATCGTCGTCGAATGCGTCCAGACGACCGGCCGCCTGCGCGTCCACGTGGTGTCGGAGGGCTACGACCACTCCTGGAACGTCCAGTTCCCGCGCACGATACGAGAGCCCGGAGCCCGCTACGTCGTGGACGCCCTGCACCCGGCGGCGGGCGGCTTCTACCGGGTCCGCGGCGACATCCGCCGCCTGCTGTAG